One Syntrophorhabdaceae bacterium genomic window, CTGGGGCACGATAAAGGGGGCAAAATCCAGCAGTCGCTGGAGGATCCTGGTCAATACCGATGTGGAGGCGGATGAGGTATGATACCGAAAGTTTATGTGCAAGAGTGGAAACGACGTCAGCTCAGGCTGGTTTTCGGGCACCGCCAACGTGTTGACCTACCATCTTGACAAATTACTGGGTACAATAATGCGTGCTTTATATCAGCGCAAAAAAGGCCGGGACCTTTTCGACTTATAGGCCACGGTGAATTTCCGGCGCGCTGTCTTTCCGGGTACCTCCGGATCAGGAACTACCTTTGGATGTGCCATTACTGATTTCTTCTCTTCCATAATTGTCCAATCCGGCCACCTCGAACACCCAATCCGGTTTTATCCGAACGGCTTCTCAGTAGTCCTCTCCCTGCCGTCTCTACTTTATAAAAGTGTTCGACCTTCCGTCAAGGTCGAATGTATTTTCCGCATGGATTCCTCTCCCGGTTTCAGTATGATCTTATGAGCGTTATGGATGACCCTGTCGCATATGGCATCCGCCAGGGTGGGGTCTCCTATGATGTCGTGCCAGATATCGATGGGGAACTGGGTGGTGATGATGGTGGAACGCGCCCCGTACCTGTCCTCCATGATCTCCAGGATGTCCCTCCTCTCCCCGTCTGCAAAGGGGATTTTACACGCCCCAGAAGGACTATTTTGAGGAGGCTTTATACGCGCTAAGACGTTCGATGACGACCAGCTAGCTTTCTTCGATTGCAGGGATCGCACCGTTTTCCATCATCCAGTGAGGATCGGTGACATCGACACCGTTCGCAAGCTCCTTGAAACCGCCATCGCTTATATCAACGGGTGTGATGAGCGCGACAGCGGCAATACTCCCCTCCACGTAACCTGCGAGAAAGGCAACGTGGAGATAGCCCGCATACTCATGGACCATGGCGCCTACCCAGAGGAGAGGGACGCATTCGACTGCAGGCCCCTGCACAAGGCGTACTTCTATCTCCACCCCGACGTCGTGCGTCTCCACTTCGAGGCGGGGGCGGACGCGGGCATAAGGGACGAGCACGAAGGCGCGGCCTTTACACCGCGATGTCCCGCCTCTTTCCCGCCCGTGAGGAGTTCCTCGACCTCCTCAGGAAATGTGCTCCGGAACTGGTGATGGAAACCCTGCCGTGAACGACAAGGTCATCGACCTCCCCTCCGTCCGCCTCCTCCACGCGACCGGCGTAGACATTAATGCCAAGGACGAGCACGGTACCACACCCCTGCACGATGCCTGCAGCAAAGGTAATCTCGAAACAGTGAAACCCCTCATTATTCTTAGAGCCATCCACCCAGGCATCATTTTCTCAATAACTGAGCTCGTCATTTTTCGCATTTTCTCGATATTGCTATCAATTAGATCTATATTGGCTTCGTAAACACTTACTGACATTACCGTGGCATTGGATATATGCATGAACAGTCCTGGCGCTTCCCCAGATACTTTTTCATATTATTGGCTCCAAGGAGGATGCAAGTCTGCATTGACTAAGGCAAAACATACGGAACCAAGCTGAGCGGTATTAGAGTTTCATGAACCGGTATTCTCCAATGCTTCCAGCAGGAAATTGCGGATATGCTTCTCGACGAGTTGCCGCGTGATCTCACCTACTTGATATTCTCCAGTATTACGTTCCCTCTGGCCTTCCGAACCTATTGTCTTTTCGCGGACCCATACTGTTTTCTTGTTACTGTTTGCCACAAAAGCAATGGCCGAGTACTTCGAATTATAGGCGGGTCTCTTGTTATCGGTGATTATGATCAGGCTGATATGACGATGCCGCAGATTTCCGGTATCACTTATACTCTGATATTCTTTGATAATTGCCGATCCGTGCCCTCGGGACTGTAATTCCTTCGATATTTCCTTCATAACGGGCTCGATCACAATGGTCATCCTGTGGTCAACATCCTTAAGGAAGAAATACTTGTCCGCAGCCTGGTGCATCGTCGGCGGAACTTTCCGTTGTTCATAATCACATTTTTTGTGAAACATACAATCTCAGCCTTTAACCATTCTCACTACAAGACAGATGATCAATAATATACCCGCTAAGCAGGCTATTATTCCCGTCGATATCTTCGCGGTCAAATCCAGTTTTTTTGTGTTCCAGTACCCCTCGGGGCAGATCAGGCATCCTATTAAGAGGGGCAGGTTTAGCAGGGGAATTAAAACAAGTAAGGACCATTTCTGCCCTGCTCCGATATTCTTAAGGCGTTGCACCACAGCGTAAAATGAGATGGGAACAATAAGGGCAAACGCCAAGATGCAGATCTCGTTCATGCGTTTCCCCTGTGTGCTGACCACCATAAGGGCAAACACGACCTTAAGCGCAATAATAAAGAAGAAATATTTCAGGAAAGTGTTCCGGGAAAAACCTTCGTACGTTTTGACCACAGTTTCCGTATCTGGAGCCTGGTTAGTTATGATTTCCACGATATTACCCGCCTTTGAATTGTGATTCCCCCCGATAGCTATATATGGCCGATATTTTCGGCTCTGTCAGATACTTTCCGCCTTAGGTATGATTTTGTTGATCTATTTGGCGGACTTCAGAGACATCGCGCCGGCCTTGGTGAACATGTAACACCAGAACTTCATATCAGCCGATTCAAGGTCCCCCCAGGAAATCAGGTCATGATTGCCTCGGGTTTTGTCATTTAGGAAATCGAAGAGTTCCAGATACTGCCCGTTGTTGAAGTCTTTATCTAAGTAGTGAACATCAGGCTTGCAGCCTGAACTCACCATGTCGATAAATACCGAGGGAGAAAGTTTCCATTGGTTGCCGTAGGCAAGGTCTATCCCGTTCATAAGCTTATCAAGATCACCGTCATGAGCGGCTTCGATAGCTATTTTGTGGTCTTCAGAGTTTTTTTTGAGCTTTGACAGAGCCCCGGAACTAAAATAAACGGGCACTACGTATGCGGGAATTGTGTGCGGGCCGTAATACCCGTCCTTTTCCAGGTAATATACGATCTGGCCGTAGATCCCATGCGGGAAGAACAAGTCATTTAGACGCTGCTTGAGCAGTTTACTAAATCGCTTCTTTATCTCGTTTCTTTTCATTTTTGGTCATCCTCTGATTGAATATCGCGGCGGTCTTCCGTATCTATAGCTTGGTTTTTCGAGTTTGTCATAAGGTCTAATCTCAACTTTCCTCGTCTGCCAAACTGAACGTATGCATTGTCTTCCATGTCCCGGACGAGTTCTCGATAAGATCGACCACGGTGCATTTTGATTCGATAGGACCATGGTGATCCAGGATCGTTCTCAGCCTGCGTTCTGCGATGTCTGCATTGTCCGCATTCTCGTCGGCGATCGTCAGATGCGGAACGATCTCGTCGTACATCCCGGCGTAGGGCGGGTAATCAGGAAATTCTTCGCTTATCGCGTTCGTCATATCGGTGAAGCAGTGAGACGGATATGTGAAAAGAAATGTGGTCTCCGGCCACCTTCCAATATCCTTGAGTACAAATGTGAATGGATGGAATGATGAGAATACGTTCTCTGCCCTTTGGATAATATCCCTGGTTATCAGTTTGGGAGTCATAAACGGTGCAAGGATCGCAATGTGGGCAGGCACACCGGCAGTCGCCTTGGGATCATAGTGCATTCGAAGACGGTGAACAGCATACTCAGCCTCCGGTACGCGAACGATAAATACGGTAATAGCCAATTTGCACCTCCAATTATAACTCGTAACTCCCGATCTTTCCGGCTGATAGATTATTTCGCTTATCTGTATCTACCCGTTGCCTGACGGCAGTTCCCATTCCAGTACATCTCGCTCCCTGTAGCCAGGAAGAGCGATACCCATGGGCGACAGGATCGAAACAGGCCCTGGCTTGCGAACCTGTCTTTACGGGGAATGCCAGGAGAAATGCCCGTTCCCCCGCGGTATTTATGTTCCGTACCCGGACGATAGAATTCATGGTAACGACATCACCGGGGACATTCGTTGGTTCCAATATCGTGGCCCGATAGAGTTCCTTTTTGGGTTTTTCGATGAAGGGAGCTTCCGGTCCGTCTTGTATATCGACAACTGATTGGAACCTTTCGAGGTCATGCCGAGTTATATGAATCTTCCCCATTGCAATGGCGTGGCCTCCTGTCGTGACCATTATCCCATGTTGCAATAGACATGCCGTCCTCCGTGTACTCCTCACAAGAAAGGAGCCATCCGCTCCTGTATGTCTCGCACCGCGCGAGTTCACCTGATGCGTAGTATGATAAATGTTCGCCGTTTCGCTTCCCCATGATGAATACTCCTTCTTTCCTCAAATTCCCTGCCCTGTCGTATATCAAAGAATGGCCATTGAGCCTCCCATTCCAATACTCTGCCTTGATCTCGGCGATACCATTGTTATGATAGCTGGTAAACCTCCCATGGAGTTTCCCTTCGAAGAAGCTCGACTGCATCCAGAGCGTTCCATTCCTTCGGTAGGTTCTGAACCAGCCGTGCAATAGACCGTTTGTGTAATTCTTCATTTCGAAGATCTTCCCGTCGGGGTAATATAATATGCTCCTGCCATTAGCCTTCCCGTCCTGGAATAACGCGGCTTCCTTTAATATGCCATCGTCGTAATATTCTTTTACCGTGCCGTCGGGTATGCTGCCTGATGCCTGAACAACATTTCCCTTAGAGTCATGCAATTCGTGAGCTACCTTAAAGTCGCCGCAATAGTACGAGATCTGTACATGCTCGTCGACGAGTTCGGCCCTTTTCGTTATCCTGGTGATCTCAACCATCATCGCGTCGTCGTTGATTGCCGCCATGTTGCACCTCGCTTAAAAAATCGATTGACATACTAACTGGGAACTAACTTATTTCCAGCCCAATGCATTTGAATTTTAAAAAGGTTTAAAAAGGCAATCCTCAGGGGCAGATCCGTCCGGTTCTTGTCCAGCCATCTTAATTCATCCATATTTTTATTGCATCTTTCGTGCCGTCAACTTCAAATCGCTTTCTATCGAATGAACATGGCCTGGTAAATGCATAGATAAAGGCAAGTGATAACCGTCGGTGTTAATTAGATGAGGGAGGGGGTAGTATGGTCCGTATGCTTTTCGTCTCTTATAAGAACGCTTGTCGCAGTTTAATGGCTGAAGCGATCGGACGGAACAAATTAAAGGGTTTGGCTGAGGTATCGTCCGCCGGAGTAAGCCCGCATGGACCCGGTGATCCGGCTATAGCGATCGAGATACTGCGCACACACTTCGATATTGATGCATCCGGTCATACGCCGCGCAGCATAGTAACAATTGATCTCAGCGCCATTGATTATGTCGTGGCTATGTCGTCGAGGATCGCAAGAGGCTTACCCCCCATGTCGTGCAAATTACTCGTCTGGGACATAAAGGATCCATGGCATGACGACCAGGATGCATATTTCGACTGTGCCAAAGAAATAGAGAGAGAAATCTCACTATTAACTGTGGGGCTCAAATACATGAGGATTTAATGCTGTGGGTATATCGAAAACCGAAGGGTATTAAAGGCGCCAGGATAAAATGTTATTTTTGCGGCAAGGGAGTAAAAATCATCCGTTTCGGGAAGGTAACCCTGGCAGTCTGTTGCGCACAGCTTATTTATTTCAATAAGGAGGAACGCTACCAAGATTAACATGATATTGTATCCTGCCCGGTGAGCGAAAGTTGCCGTGTATTGGTTGCTTTTCGGTGGCTTCCTTGCACTTCTTTCCAATTTTCCTGCCGGGAAGTCCCCTTCCGTGAGGCGGTGGATGAGGTCCTGGGAAAATTTAAGCAAAAGTTGTTCCCCCATAGTGGAGTTTCTCGGACAATTTAAGTTGGGATACGGGGGGCGGGTGTTGACATCGGTAATATCCATTCTCAAAGATGTTCGTCTATTATTGCTTCCTGGCCAGTATTGCTGCCATCAAGGGGGATCTGTATCGTGGAGGTGATGCGGGGTCCCCCCTCGGCAAACCGTTCGTGCTCGGACAATCTTTTTACCAGCCCCTTTTCTGCTTTTGTGAACCCGGCGGTCGCTGGGGGTAGTAGCGTATCCGAAAAAAGGCCCCAAGGCTGGGGCACCAGCCGGGGTTCGTTTATATAGAAGCAAGGGGCGTGCCACCAAGCTTTGAGCGGGATTGCCGGCCATGGGAAGGTGTGCGGAAGTGGAGAGTTGCATAACTCAACCCGCAGTTACATTTTGCAACCCTGGTTTTCCCCGAATTCGGGCAGCAGACACACGTTAGTAACCGGATATCCTCCAGGTAGATGGAACCTATCAAGAAGGGGATGTTTACAACCCGGAACATAAGTTGCCCCCCACGGTTTGCTTCTCAGGGGTATCTATCGGGAGGATAAATTACCGTGGGGGGCGTGGATGGGAATGGCTATAAAAAGTGCTCCCCCGTGGGTGGAGTGATCAGACAATTGAGCGTTGGTACGTGGAGAGTTTTTATTGCCGTTCCCTTATGGACATGAATGGGGGTGGCCTGCGCTATAAGAGGGCATGAGACGCTATTTGGCTTTCCCTAACTAATTGTATCATTTCCCACGTTAGCGTCTGACCGGTGACCCATAATTATCTCCGCCAGCCTTCTTTAAGACCGGGCACTTCCGGCTGTTTTACCTAACCCAACCTTTTCTTCTGTGCTGGGTTGCCTGTCCTTTTTCTGCTGCATCTGTTTTGCCTGTTTGCTTGCCTTCTGCTTCGACTGCTTATCCTTGGTCTTCTTTCCGCCTTTGTCTCCCATAATGGACACCTCCTGTTGTGTTTTTCTGAAGGGTATTAATATCTCGGCCCCTTCAGCATCCGAGAGAATTTGGCCGTTACTTATTCCTGGAAGTGTTCCAGCACTCTCCGCCGCGTTGGGTGGCGGAGCCTTTTCATTGCCTTTAGCTCTATCTGGCGGACGTACTCGCGCGTGATCTTTAATTCATCACCCACTTCCGCCAGAGTGCAGCCGCCTATTCTGTTTATCCCGAACCGCATCCTTATCACCTTTTCTTCCCTTGTGGTCAGCGTTGACAGGACCTTCTTCACCTCTTCCCTGAGGGAGGCATTAACGAGCGCCTTGAAGGCACACGCGGCGTTACTGTCTGTCACAAAATCACCAAGGGTTGTTTCGCCTTCCCCTGCCAGGGTCTCAAGGGATATGGCAGGCTCTGGAACGGTCATTATGCCCGTGATCTTTTCCAGCTTATATCCCGATCTCTTCGATATTTCCTTAACGTCAGGCTCCCGCTCAAGCTCCTGCAAAAGCATTGCAGCGATCCTGTTAAGCTTTGTTTTTGTCTCGATAACGTGGATAGGGATCTTGATGGTATGTGCAGAACCTGATATGGCCCGGACTATCGTCTGTCTGATCCACCATGTCGCATATGTCGTGAATTTGTATCCCTTCCGGTGATCATACTTCTCGGCAGCCCGCATAAGCCCCATGTTACCTTCCTGGATAAGGTCCATGAGATCGAGGCCCCTGTTCCGGTATCTCCCTGCAATATTGATGACAAGCCGCAGGTTCCCCTTGATGAGCCTTTCTCTCACCGTCCTTATATGATCGTCGATGTCGCACAGTTCCCGCAATTTTGACTGTACAAGTTCCCATTGAGCAACATTGCTTCGGTTGAGGTCGTGGATTATCCTCTCTACTATCTGTCTAATGATGTCCCTATTGATATTCAGTCTGGACACTGCGTCTTTGAATTCTTTTGTGGTTTTTGCCGGATCCTCCTGCGAACCCTGCGTATCCAATCCGCTGTTGAGCTTTTCTATGGCACGTATGGCCGCAATTGTAGCATCCCTGTGTCCTTTCTCTTCCTTCCTTGAATGGATCGTCCCATCGATGTCTTTCAGGGCATCCAGGATGCCTATGGATCCTTCCTTTAACTGATATCCTATCAGGGTGAGTTCGTTAACGGCCTCAGGTATTGTAAAGAGAACATACTTCTCTTTCACTTCTGCTTCTTCGATCTCCCTGCAGACCTTCTTTTCCTCGGGCCAGGTCATTGATGGCAACCTCCTTACATCCCTCAGATACGCCCGCACTATGTCTTCGGATAGATCTAATGAAAATTCTTCGACCACGCGAATATCCCTGTTCTTTTGTCTGGTTCGAATTAAACGTCGTATTTTCCCATTCTTTCGGGCTGGTACATCACCTCAAGTACCTGTATCCGTTTCTTTCCCGCCGGAACCTGCCATTCCACGACATCCTTCTCGCGGTAACCCAGGAGGGCGGTGCCTGCCGGGGCCAGGATGGAGACCGTATCGGCTTCGACCTTGTTCCCCGGGAAGACAAGGGCGAATGTCCGCTCTTCTCCCGTAGCGACGTCTTTGATGCGGACTACCGAGTTCATAGTGATCACATCGCCGGGGATATTTTTTGGAAGCACAATTCGCGCCTTGTCGAGTTCTTCTTCAAGAACATCGGCGCCCTCCCCGCCGTAGACCTCGATAAGAGCACGCAGTCTCTCCATGTCGTGTTGAGTTATGCAGATCTTCCTTGTCTTCATTCCGTCCTACCTTCTCGCATATTTCACGGCCTTCCCGTTCTCGTCAAATTCTTCACAGGAAACAAGCTTGCCCTGCTTGTAATTTTCGATCCGCAAAGGATGCCCGGCCTCATGGAATATCCGAAATGTGCCTTGCTTTTTTCCCCGGACGAATTTTCCTTCTTCAATGACAGTTCCATGTTTACTGTATGTAGCGTATGTCCCGTGGAGCTTGCCGTGCAGGTATTCCGTCCTGTTTTCAATGCTCCCATTGTCGAAGTAGCCCGTAAATAGCCCGTGGAGCTTGCCGCTCTTATAATTCGCCTCCATCCAGAGCGGACCCTCCCGCCGGTATGTCTTTGAAGGGCCATGTAATACTCCCCGCCTGCAATGGTTCTCCTCGAAGATCTCTCCGCCGGGGTAATATTCGCTGCAAAGACCATGTTCAAGGCCGTCCTTGAATGGGACAGATTTCCTTAGGGTGCCATTGCTGTAATATTCCTTGATGATACCGTCAGGGATGCTGCCTGTGCGATGAATGACCGTGCCATCCTGGCGGCAGACTTCGCTGGCCTTCTCCTGGTTATTGCAGTAATAGATCGCGAGCAACCCGTCTTTGACATAGGAAACAACCTTCGTGATCTGTTCTGCACTATTCGATTCGCCATTGTTCATTGCGTCAAAACCTTCTCAGCATCGTTCCTCAAATGTTTATGACTCTTATAAAGCAAAGCCCGTGCCAACTAAAAAAACCGGCGTTATTGGGCGCATCGCGGGAAATGAACGGTATTTAGATGAGTGATCTGAAGAATAAAGGGTAAACATCAGAGAAATCCGGCTTTGCTCCAAAAGGTGCTGTTGCTTTTTACAACGCACCGTTACATTAAGCAACCGACCCGGGAAATATCGTGGAAGTTACGAGGAGATCTCTTTCAGAAGAGCCAGTTCGTCGAGTGCCCTGCCAGCCCCTTCAGCTACAGCGGTCAAGGGGTTGTCGGCAATATGGACCGGGACCCGGGTGACTTTTTCGATCAGCAGATCAAGTCTCCTTAGCAGGCTCCCCCCACCGCTTAAGATAATGCCTGTATCGATAACGTCTGACGCAAGCTCGGGCGGCATCCTTTCGAGTGCGATGCGTATTGCATCAATTATAGAATGGATGGGTTCAGCGATCGCCTCCCGGACCTCGTACGATGAGATATTGAGAGGGCGCGGTATCCCGTCGACGAGGCTCCTGCCGTTGATCTCTATGGTCTGTTCAGTATCGTCTGAGTCCAGATAGGCCGAGCCAACAGCGATCTTTACTTTTTCTGCGGTTTGCTCGCCGATAAGAAGATTATGCTTGCGCTTGATATAGTTCACGATGGCCTCATCGATCTTCTCACCGGCAATCCGAACGGAATAACAGTAGACGATCCCGGACAGGCTGATGACAGCCACTTCGGTTATGCCGGAGCCGATATCGACGATCATGCTCCCGGCCGGCTCGGTAATGGGAAGACCGGCCCCG contains:
- a CDS encoding low molecular weight phosphatase family protein — translated: MLFVSYKNACRSLMAEAIGRNKLKGLAEVSSAGVSPHGPGDPAIAIEILRTHFDIDASGHTPRSIVTIDLSAIDYVVAMSSRIARGLPPMSCKLLVWDIKDPWHDDQDAYFDCAKEIEREISLLTVGLKYMRI
- a CDS encoding ATP-binding protein, with translation MKPPQNSPSGACKIPFADGERRDILEIMEDRYGARSTIITTQFPIDIWHDIIGDPTLADAICDRVIHNAHKIILKPGEESMRKIHSTLTEGRTLL
- a CDS encoding toxin-antitoxin system YwqK family antitoxin, whose product is MAAINDDAMMVEITRITKRAELVDEHVQISYYCGDFKVAHELHDSKGNVVQASGSIPDGTVKEYYDDGILKEAALFQDGKANGRSILYYPDGKIFEMKNYTNGLLHGWFRTYRRNGTLWMQSSFFEGKLHGRFTSYHNNGIAEIKAEYWNGRLNGHSLIYDRAGNLRKEGVFIMGKRNGEHLSYYASGELARCETYRSGWLLSCEEYTEDGMSIATWDNGHDRRPRHCNGEDSYNSA
- the rnk gene encoding nucleoside diphosphate kinase regulator; amino-acid sequence: MKTRKICITQHDMERLRALIEVYGGEGADVLEEELDKARIVLPKNIPGDVITMNSVVRIKDVATGEERTFALVFPGNKVEADTVSILAPAGTALLGYREKDVVEWQVPAGKKRIQVLEVMYQPERMGKYDV
- a CDS encoding toxin-antitoxin system YwqK family antitoxin; protein product: MNNGESNSAEQITKVVSYVKDGLLAIYYCNNQEKASEVCRQDGTVIHRTGSIPDGIIKEYYSNGTLRKSVPFKDGLEHGLCSEYYPGGEIFEENHCRRGVLHGPSKTYRREGPLWMEANYKSGKLHGLFTGYFDNGSIENRTEYLHGKLHGTYATYSKHGTVIEEGKFVRGKKQGTFRIFHEAGHPLRIENYKQGKLVSCEEFDENGKAVKYARR
- a CDS encoding sigma-70 family RNA polymerase sigma factor, encoding MTWPEEKKVCREIEEAEVKEKYVLFTIPEAVNELTLIGYQLKEGSIGILDALKDIDGTIHSRKEEKGHRDATIAAIRAIEKLNSGLDTQGSQEDPAKTTKEFKDAVSRLNINRDIIRQIVERIIHDLNRSNVAQWELVQSKLRELCDIDDHIRTVRERLIKGNLRLVINIAGRYRNRGLDLMDLIQEGNMGLMRAAEKYDHRKGYKFTTYATWWIRQTIVRAISGSAHTIKIPIHVIETKTKLNRIAAMLLQELEREPDVKEISKRSGYKLEKITGIMTVPEPAISLETLAGEGETTLGDFVTDSNAACAFKALVNASLREEVKKVLSTLTTREEKVIRMRFGINRIGGCTLAEVGDELKITREYVRQIELKAMKRLRHPTRRRVLEHFQE
- a CDS encoding rod shape-determining protein — translated: MLSILNSPSKDIGIDLGTANTLFYLKNKGIVLDEPSVLAMRDSARGARKVVAAGRKARDMLGKTPDSIIVKQPLRDGVISDFEAATTMLKRFLAGIQYNKIFTRKLRIVISAPYDITPIERRAVREVAESAGKSEVYLIEEPMAAAIGAGLPITEPAGSMIVDIGSGITEVAVISLSGIVYCYSVRIAGEKIDEAIVNYIKRKHNLLIGEQTAEKVKIAVGSAYLDSDDTEQTIEINGRSLVDGIPRPLNISSYEVREAIAEPIHSIIDAIRIALERMPPELASDVIDTGIILSGGGSLLRRLDLLIEKVTRVPVHIADNPLTAVAEGAGRALDELALLKEISS
- a CDS encoding 2'-5' RNA ligase family protein, whose amino-acid sequence is MAITVFIVRVPEAEYAVHRLRMHYDPKATAGVPAHIAILAPFMTPKLITRDIIQRAENVFSSFHPFTFVLKDIGRWPETTFLFTYPSHCFTDMTNAISEEFPDYPPYAGMYDEIVPHLTIADENADNADIAERRLRTILDHHGPIESKCTVVDLIENSSGTWKTMHTFSLADEES